The genomic stretch TAGAAGCACTGTCAACAGCCCTAttcaatacaaaaaaacaacaataataataataataatgataataataataataataaataataataatattaatactgataatactaataattataataatcataataaaaataataacaataataataataatattattattaataaaaataatattaatacactattataattaataactaatactattactacttcttcttctagtGAATATATAACTTATAATGTTCTACACGCTTTCGATAACATAATAATTTACTCCTTTTAATGAGAAAATAATGTTAAGGTTATATACCGAAAGCAAAAACGTTCCTCTTAATGGTGTAGAAATGCAAATTACGCATTTGAACACTTTGAGGTTGATGCTTACACTACTTTGAAAACAAGCTGTGTATTTGTTTCGTAATCGATCGTCTTCGATGTTGCAAGGGTTACTTCGCCGGTTGATGCATCTATTGCAGCAATACCGCTTGGGTTACCGTCAGCAGTAACAAATGAGTATGTATAAGAAGCTGTGCCACCTGTAGCTGTTACGGTAAAAAGAGCAGTGCCCGCGGTGCTGGTTTCGACGAAGGCGGAAATTGTGGTTGGGCTCGGGGATGAAAATGTTATTGCCCCTTCTGAAAACAATCTAATTCAACTGAATAGCATGATATACAAATCATCTCAAATCTTCACTGTGGAATGGTTTCAATCTATATGCAGCCAATACAAATACTGATAAATGTTAATGTCCGGCTAtatccggactcctccgtaagattggtttatgcaataaatcgtctgatGATCCAGAGTGGGACAATTAACTGCGCTGGCACTACAGTGTTAATATTATAATGAGTTGTATCCCTTTAATGGCTTAGCCAGCGtgtacaaacaaatacaaatacacaatgaTGGATCAAGTTTAATACGATATTTACCTTTTATCTGAAACACCTTGTAAATTTAGTATTAAGTTTTGCAAAACAAGTGCGTTTTATAAGGCATATATTGTTATGATTAAAGACAAATATTTCGTCATTTTAAATACACCTGGTTTGCAGTTATCTCCTTGGATACGTTACCTTGTCCAAAAGTAATGCAAttataaaagatttaaaaatatctAACCTAATAAaggtttaaatataaatgtttatcaaacatttttacacattcaaaaacatgtttgcataaaatataaacatgattatATCATTTCCTCTGTTCGCCACTACTAAATTGCTTACAATAGTATCGCGGCACCATTGCCAAATAGGTTTGGGTAAGGAAGTAGGATCGGACGAAAAACATCCTTCTGGAATCACATGCCTGATAAGACCAAGAAGAGGCACCACCAGAAGCGGATTTATATGAAGTACCATATTGTTCAAACCATATAGACACGCTTAATGGGTTTTTATTCTTACTTTATACATCGCACACAATATATGGGATGTTCATAGAAACACATATACAACAAGTGCTGAGTGTTACCTACATGTAATGTgaattatttacatcaatattttcGTCTAAATGAACGCCCAGCTGCAACTAAATATGTCTATGTGTGGATGGGTTTTGGATGAGTAGATGGCTGAATGGTAGTATTTGGTGGGTGGTAGATGGGTGGTGGAGtgtggtgggtgggtgggtgttaGCTGGGAGGGTTGGTTTATGGTTGGTTCGATCGGTGGGTGGATTAATGGTTGGGTTTTGGGTGGATTGATGGATGAAACTATTGTTGATGATTTCAACGCATTCGAAAAAGCGATTTTCTACcgtatatataatttttatttgttgcGGGATGAACGGTATTTTGTCGTAAAATGTTATAATAGAAAAAACGaattgtcattttttatttattcaataaataatatgGCTTATACAAATGTTCATGCAAGGTATATGTGGTTCATTGTTTGGTTTTGTGCGGAAACTTTTCATAACCAATTTATGCAACTGGTGGATAGGAGTAGACATGAAACACAATCTGCTACTGAAAAGTATGGGGTCAAACAATAAACCCTTCCAAAATTTGAGAACTCCGATTTACACGTGATATATTGCGGTGTGGAAATTCTCGATATGATCGACTACCGTATTCAAAGATTATAATTGATGTTCAAATATTCAAAAGGACATTTTTACgttatggtaaattgacaaaattgacaagcaaaaatatcaaatatatgcatcttttgacgatttaaaaacgttaccattataaagcgttacaaacgcgaaacgttTATATAAtgcggagagttctgttgttatcgttatattttgtgacactacgaagacACTTCGTACTGTATaagcactgatggccgagtgtTGTTAGTGCTTGACCTTTACTCCcacggtcagtggttcgagcctagttgaggataactctttttttaatgaattgtTATCTAGTTTTTTTattggagctatttagttccaatgtttacaattattaatgtaaagcatttaatgacaaacttcaatacacgccaacatctgtgaaaaagtccctttaaagaaATACAACGCCTTATTTCGTAGATGCATTAATGCGTATCAAAAAAGACATGACTTAGTCATGTTCTAAGTCCAAAAAAATTTAAATGCATGCTGAAATGGCATCAATACGtataatgaaaaacaaatacTATTCCTTGTGTGAACAATTCCTTGAAATATGTATATGTTCGGAAGCTCTGTGAGCGAATACAAGACATACTTTACCATGCGCTCAATCCAAAATGTTGAATATTTTAGTCCAGAtataatgaagatgatgatgatgatgatgatggtggtgatgatgatgatgatgttgatgctgatgatgatgataaagatgatgatgctgctgctgctgatgatgatgctgatgctgatgctgacgacgacgatgttgatgatgatcatgatgatcatgatgatgataatgatgatgatgatgatgatgatgatgatgatgatgatgatgatgatgatgatgatgatgatgatgatgatgatgatgatgatgatgatgatgatgatgatgatgatgatgacgatgatgacgatgatgatgatgacgattacaatgatgttgatgatgatgattgggaGGAGGAGAATGATTAGAAAGAATAATGATCGAAATAATGTACTAATGAGACCCAGTATTATATTATGAACGCTCTCACCAAACATTGATCGCACTATCGTGCTCATCACCTAAGTTTAGATTTCACCAAAGTTCGTTGCGGTTAGGCATATTTATCTTCTGATCGCTTAATGTCTCTAACTGTTTtcgtattttgttattatttccttATTCCAACTATTGGAGCGAACATTAATTAAAGTGTTGTTATTCTTTATGATCGTATATCGATTCAATGTAAGCGTAAGCAAATGCATCAGCAAACCAAGACAGAAATAAAATATAGAGTGAATTATAAAACCATGTATTCTTCAACGCCCATGTATATGCGTTATCAAAGTCTACCCTTATTTCGCATTAAATATCTTTTTGCATTTAAGCTTCTTGTTTTGAATTCttaatgtaaaatacattttatgaaatagtAAATTGTTCATGCAGTAACTATTTAAAGAATTAATAAATCTTTGTTTTTACAATATCCATGTAAATCACCATAATTTTTTGACAATATAAACATCTTTAACACAACTTTGAATTCTGATATTTTATTCATTCTCAATTTACTAAAAAAGTCCGCTAGTCCATGTTTAAATGCACATTCGTTGAGACACTAAACGTGTGATCAGCGATGGGGTCAACAGTAAAATGGCCATGAACTGGATCTTACCAGCTCCGCTACACCCTCCGACCGTGACCTTCACTTCAGTAGTACCGGGGGCCGAAGAACCGCTCACAGTCGCAGCGGTTGCAGTTATCGTTGTGGTGTAGCCGCCAGTTTGCGCGCTTGTCAGTGTCTTGCCCGTCGCAACCTTGAGCGCGCCAGTTGAGGCGTCCACAGTCAGGTCAGTACTAGGGGCTaggttaaaattaataaaaaaatattattaaattatttcgcTCCATGATTTACAATAgtatattttacaatttgtttACGGCCGTTTCTTGACGTGGCGTACTATGGGAACATACTTGGCAGATGTGCGGGCGTGCGGATGGGCGGACGGGCAAGCGGGCGGACGATCGGTTGGGCGGGCGGCATAATCATTGAATCTTCATCAAACTTTTTTCAGACATGTTTTATGACATAAACGGAGACCAAAAACAATAACAGGCCAATTTACACCAGACGTTTTAGAATAAATGTCATGTATTTACATAACTAAATTCTGCCCATGACCTTTTTATTAAATGATATGCTTTAAATACAcgttaatgtttaaaaatgtgttgAATCTTTCAATATAGTTGCATTATTGAATGTttcgttaaataaataaatatccacCGTTTGCCTCCAAATCATTACAGCTAATTTTCtatttgaaatatttctttaaattttggttaaaaaacaaTCATATCTCACCATTACTGTAGGCTACGTTGTCTGTTCCTGAAACAGCATCAACTGCTGTGTAGGTCCCAAGCACAGTCCCTGTTGATATAGTGATAAAGCATTTGACTTCAAtactaaattatatattattcagAACGAGGTATTTAATTGTGTTATCATATCAAGAATATGCGACTTATTCACTGAAATACACATGCAGCATGGCATGGAGTGCAGTTATCTTTTACAATAACAATACCATTTagatacaataaaaatgaaacatcTATTGGTTTGTGATATAAACCTTCAATAGAGTTAATAGGGTTTGTATTCCTTCTCGGTATACCTTAAATCAACGTACGCTGTGTTTAACAAAGAAGTTGAAACTGTAAAATAAATCGACTTATTTTGCAAGTAAAGCATAATATCGAAGCATATACATTTTCAGTgaatattgattaattatttgAAGTCATCACACATATTATGCTTGTTATATTGCCTATTATTTTGGGCTGTAAAAAAGTTTGTGTTGCAGGTTATACGGTTTCTTTCGCTGAATGCTGGAGTCTTTTGAGCATTCCGTAAATATGTGGCTAATGCTACGGAATTATTAAAGCCACAAAATGTGGACGCTTTTTAATATGAAGGTATTCTCCTTTAAAAACAACGACACACAAAACACAACTTATTAGTATATCCAGAACGAATTAACCATACCTCTACatggaaataaatattttttaaacaagagataCTGCAAAGATAAAGATTCGGCATCTTCAAGCTTTGAGATTGGGTGAAAATATGTGTACCTGCAACAGTGGCTTCAGCTACACAAACTGCGTAGCTTGTCTTTGCAAACTCCAGCTTGTTTGTCACAGTTAGGGTGACTGTTAAAGTTGCAGTAGTCGACGCACTATCGGTGCCGCTGTGTACGAGCAATAACATAAGATTGTGATAGTATTGCAGAAAAAAAGGACATTCCATATTGGTGGATATCCAAATCACTTGACAACTGTTCATTGcccttatatatttatttgtacttGTTTGATGCAATCATTTACCTTTTTTCGTAGATGCCTAAGGCGAAAAAATTTATAACCCTAacataatatgtatgtatatatagaggatatttgttggattcgatggaatatcgattatatttcacgagtgatcatatacaataatattttcacgagtggcgcagccacgagtgaaaatatgtattgtttatgatcacgagtgaataaaaatcgatattccatcgattccaacaaattttctttttattttatgctttttgtaccgtttatttacattgtaaaagagtttaactggataatgtcgctggatttatgacgtcatttcgtcgaaaaaatgacgtcatttcacagtaaaacagtgaaaaatatcgttatttttcactgttatttttcactgtttcaaacagttttatttcactgatatttctctataaaccaccggaaagcataaaataaaaatagttatatgacgaagcaatgaaataaataaaagataacgttaaattttgcaaaaaactcGAGGGCAATtccatatatattgtattgtattgcaatatttgACGTGATTTTATTTCATGAAGCGTAACATGACGTTTGATCTTTGGgtaaataaattcatacatgatCCTTTCAACAATCATTATGGTCCAACCTTGTTTGATTATCATCGGTTATGCATTTTATAAGTTATATATTATTGGTGAGTTATTGCAGCATCTAGTCTCCGAACGGACAGACAGAAGAAAGTGCATACAGACAAACAGAAGGGATAGGTGTTGCAGCCATAGATTAAATACAGGTCGGAACTCACGAACAACTCTGTTTACAATGGTATGCACTGAATGCTTGTTTGTCATGAATGATACATACGTCAGACGTGCGTGCGAGAGACTTATACACAAATAGCTGATGTGTCACTTACGTTATTTTGAACGTGTATAATGATTTCATTTCCTTGTCTAAGGTTTTAGAGGCTGCCAGTTTCACAGCTCCGGCTGTGATTGTAGAACTAGCAATCGAGTCTGGATTCCCATCAGCAGCAAATGCAAATGTAACACTTCCGGCCTGATCAGTCGTTGCCTCCACAGTGAAAAGTGTGGCTGAGTCCACACTCGTTTCCAACACGCTTACTGTAACTGTTTGATCTCCCACTTGTGCCACTACTCCCGTTGGTTTTGTGAAGGTCACGGCGCCATCTATAAAATAAAAGGTTTATTATCATGGAGTTAAATGTGCGATATATTTCTGCAATATTATGTAAAAGCAtcaagtgtgtgtgttttataatattttattgtttacgacagttttacatatttaaagactagttgttttaaagaatttgtattatttaaatttgttatgcAAACAATATAAACGTGTAATAATTAGAGTAAGAA from Dreissena polymorpha isolate Duluth1 chromosome 10, UMN_Dpol_1.0, whole genome shotgun sequence encodes the following:
- the LOC127847784 gene encoding mucin-5AC-like isoform X1 yields the protein MSGLTGFLVIHCLLQYSDGAVTFTKPTGVVAQVGDQTVTVSVLETSVDSATLFTVEATTDQAGSVTFAFAADGNPDSIASSTITAGAVKLAASKTLDKEMKSLYTFKITGTDSASTTATLTVTLTVTNKLEFAKTSYAVCVAEATVAGTVLGTYTAVDAVSGTDNVAYSNAPSTDLTVDASTGALKVATGKTLTSAQTGGYTTTITATAATVSGSSAPGTTEVKVTVGGCSGAEGAITFSSPSPTTISAFVETSTAGTALFTVTATGGTASYTYSFVTADGNPSGIAAIDASTGEVTLATSKTIDYETNTQLVFKVVAVDSASTKKTATVTVTLSVKNMLEFSAATYAACFNEGATAGTVIGTFTVQDAVANTDAVTYSNTPSTDLAVDSSTGALKVATGKTLTSATSGGYSTTITADSGANTAASVDGTTVVTVTVCSGAGPIQFMAILLLIPLLLTRIF